One window of Oryza brachyantha chromosome 12, ObraRS2, whole genome shotgun sequence genomic DNA carries:
- the LOC102706249 gene encoding F-box/LRR-repeat protein 17-like, with the protein MATSDASSAAAAGKKRGSYNCGRCGLPKKGHVCSVAAPAGDAGTEHKLPRRALHFDEAVAPPPPPAKRVKVEVVEVDSDEGEREDRGGPVEVAGGRRLPWEAVVEVLRRLPPRGVAASAAVSRGWRECARRVWRAAEELRLRAAGVRPVGALLPRCPALSTLVLRMESDVDATMLACVAFSCPSLQSLEISMADGAANRMTGEELTRFVSEKRSLSVLKLDGCSNLAFLNINSSSLSTLWLSDLSSLSKSVINCPNMSELSLGFTQQNNDSTDLISLMDSLGRTCSNLRNLHISSIHLCNEAVFALESANLRGLCVLSLILGSKITDAAVASIVRSYASLDLLDLSGSSITDNGLGMICKAFPHTLTRLLLALCPNVTSGGVQVATAQLPLLQLMDCGKSLCANSQPEAERSYFGEIFGGIKFCSKLPVQRKQQPTYQKLIIKHANLKKLSLWGCSALDALYVNCPELSDLNLNSCTNLHPERLLLQCPSLKDVHASGCRDMLIGAIRNQVMNEFASAEPRVPCKRLADGSKRVQVPHFMLEQQFEEEKWGGGLKRSQCTVHLS; encoded by the exons ATGGCCACCTCcgacgcctcctccgccgccgccgcgggcaaGAAGCGCGGGAGCTACAACTGCGGCCGGTGCGGGCTCCCCAAGAAGGGCCACGTCTGCTCCGTCGCGGCGCCCGCCGGGGACGCCGGGACGGAGCACAAGCTGCCGAGGAGGGCGCTCCACTTCGacgaggcggtggcgccgccgccgccgccggcgaagaggGTGAAGGTGGAGGTGGTTGAGGTGGACTCCGacgagggggagagggaggaccGGGGCGGGCCGGTGGAGgtggccggcgggcggcggctgccctgggaggcggtggtggaggtgcTGCGGCGGCTCCCGCCGAGGGGCGTggcggcctccgccgccgtcagccGCGGCTGGCGCGAGTGCGCGCGGAGGGTGTggcgcgccgccgaggagctccgcctccgcgccgccggggTGCGCCCCGTCGGCGCGCTTCTCCCGCGCTGCCCCGCGCTGTCCACCCTCGTGCTCCGCATGGAAAG CGACGTTGATGCCACTATGCTCGCATGTGTCGCGTTTTCTTGCCCTAGTTTGCAATCTCTGGAGATCAGCATGGCTGATGGTGCAGCCAACCGGATGACAGG GGAGGAGCTGACCAGGTTTGTCTCGGAGAAGCGATCTCTCTCGGTTCTCAAATTAGATGGCTGCAGCAATCTTGCTTTTCTTAATATAAACTCTTCGAGCCTTTCAACACTTTGGCTATCAGACCTGTCTTCGCTTTCAAAATCG GTCATAAACTGTCCTAATATGAGTGAGCTCTCACTGGGGTTTACCCAACAAAATAATGATTCTACCGATCTGATTAGTCTGATGGATAGTCTGGGTCGTACCTGCTCAAATTTGAGAAACCTGCACATATCCTCAATTCACTTATGCAATGAAGCTGTGTTTGCTCTAGAGAGTGCTAATCTCAG GGGCCTATGCGTGCTATCCTTGATTCTTGGTTCAAAAATAACAGATGCAGCTGTTGCATCTATTGTTCGCTCTTACGCAAGCTTGGATTTACTCGATTTAAGCGG ATCCAGCATTACTGATAATGGACTTGGGATGATCTGCAAGGCATTCCCTCATACTCTAACGAGGCTTCTCCTTGCCCTGTGCCCAAATGTCACATCAG GTGGGGTTCAGGTGGCTACTGCACAGTTGCCACTTCTTCAGCTCATGGACTGTGGCAAGAGCTTGTGTGCTAATTCACAGCCTGAAGCTGAGAGATCGTACTTTGGTGAAATTTTTGGAGGgattaaattttgttcaaaattaCCTGTCCAGAGAAAGCAGCAGCCTACTTACCAAAAGCTGATTATAAAGCATGCTAACCTGAAGAAACTGAGCCTTTGGGGTTGTTCAGCTCTGGAT GCCCTGTATGTAAATTGTCCAGAGCTGAGTGACCTCAATCTCAACTCGTGTACAAATCTTCATCCAG AACGGTTGCTTCTTCAGTGCCCAAGCTTGAAAGATGTACACGCCTCTGGGTGCCGCGACATGCTGATTGGAGCAATCAGAAACCAG GTTATGAATGAGTTCGCTTCAGCAGAGCCTCGGGTTCCATGCAAGCGGCTCGCCGATGGTTCAAAACGTGTCCAAGTGCCACATTTCATGCTCGAACAG CAATTCGAGGAGGAGAAATGGGGCGGCGGATTGAAGCGGAGCCAATGCACCGTCCACCTGAGCTAG
- the LOC102706527 gene encoding putative uridine kinase C227.14 isoform X1 gives MAAAQVAAAWAGGYVSAGRSRAAAAMATPCSSIGGGATAGFRLALPQRSIRATTRNKGQIVVACHYQRQEASASAPAPQIEAKSMEEVYEALAEHLSSVLKNIEHLDSNTAINRYIVGIAGPPGAGKSTVASEVVQRVNNRWSQKHDHSSSLISTEEIATMLPMDGFHLYRSQLDAMEDPKEAHARRGAPWTFDPSRFLKCLQTLREEGSVYAPSFDHGVGDPVENDIFVKPQHKIVIVEGNYLLLEEDVWRDIRALFDEKWFIDIDIDVSMQRVLKRHVATGKEPDVAAWRISYNDRPNAELIIKSKKTADLVIGSVDLSS, from the exons atggcggcggctcaggtggcggcggcttgggccGGAG GGTACGTGTCCGCGGGCAGgagcagagcggcggcggcgatggcgacgcctTGTTCttcgatcggcggcggtgctACCGCCGGCTTCCGCCTCGCATTGCCGCAGCGAAGCATCCGGGCTACCACACGGAACAAGGGCCAGATCGTC GTTGCTTGCCACTACCAGAGACAAGaagcttcagcttcagctccaGCTCCACAGATTGAAGCCAA GTCAATGGAGGAGGTATATGAGGCTTTGGCTGAGCACCTTTCTTCCGTTTTGAAGAACATTGAACATCTTGACTCAAA TACTGCTATCAACAGATACATTGTTGGTATTGCTGGACCACCTGGTGCAGGCAAGTCAACAGTTGCCTCTGAAGTTGTTCAACGTGTTAATAATCGCTGGTCCCAGAAGCATGATCATAGCAGTTCACTTATTTCAACTGAAGAAATTGCCACGATGCTTCCCATGGATGGTTTCCACCTTTATCGGTCCCAACTTGATGCAATGGAG GATCCAAAAGAAGCACATGCAAGAAGAGGAG CACCATGGACATTTGACCCATCCCGGTTTTTGAAATGCCTACAGACCCTAAGAGAAGAG GGTTCCGTTTATGCTCCATCATTTGATCATGGTGTTGGTGACCCAGttgaaaatgacatatttgtaaagcCGCA GCACAAAATAGTGATTGTCGAAGGTAATTATCTATTACTGGAAGAAGATGTCTGGAGGGACATTAGAGCCTTGTTTGATGAGAAATG GTTTATCGACATTGACATTGATGTCTCCATGCAAAGAGTGCTCAAGAGACATGTTGCCACAG GAAAAGAGCCAGATGTAGCAGCATGGCGG ATCTCGTACAATGACCGACCAAACGCGGAGCTTATCATCAAGTCAAAAAAGACAGCAGACCTTGTAATCGGATCGGTGGACTTGTCTAGCTAG
- the LOC102706527 gene encoding putative uridine kinase C227.14 isoform X2 — protein MAAAQVAAAWAGGYVSAGRSRAAAAMATPCSSIGGGATAGFRLALPQRSIRATTRNKGQIVVACHYQRQEASASAPAPQIEAKSMEEVYEALAEHLSSVLKNIEHLDSKYIVGIAGPPGAGKSTVASEVVQRVNNRWSQKHDHSSSLISTEEIATMLPMDGFHLYRSQLDAMEDPKEAHARRGAPWTFDPSRFLKCLQTLREEGSVYAPSFDHGVGDPVENDIFVKPQHKIVIVEGNYLLLEEDVWRDIRALFDEKWFIDIDIDVSMQRVLKRHVATGKEPDVAAWRISYNDRPNAELIIKSKKTADLVIGSVDLSS, from the exons atggcggcggctcaggtggcggcggcttgggccGGAG GGTACGTGTCCGCGGGCAGgagcagagcggcggcggcgatggcgacgcctTGTTCttcgatcggcggcggtgctACCGCCGGCTTCCGCCTCGCATTGCCGCAGCGAAGCATCCGGGCTACCACACGGAACAAGGGCCAGATCGTC GTTGCTTGCCACTACCAGAGACAAGaagcttcagcttcagctccaGCTCCACAGATTGAAGCCAA GTCAATGGAGGAGGTATATGAGGCTTTGGCTGAGCACCTTTCTTCCGTTTTGAAGAACATTGAACATCTTGACTCAAA ATACATTGTTGGTATTGCTGGACCACCTGGTGCAGGCAAGTCAACAGTTGCCTCTGAAGTTGTTCAACGTGTTAATAATCGCTGGTCCCAGAAGCATGATCATAGCAGTTCACTTATTTCAACTGAAGAAATTGCCACGATGCTTCCCATGGATGGTTTCCACCTTTATCGGTCCCAACTTGATGCAATGGAG GATCCAAAAGAAGCACATGCAAGAAGAGGAG CACCATGGACATTTGACCCATCCCGGTTTTTGAAATGCCTACAGACCCTAAGAGAAGAG GGTTCCGTTTATGCTCCATCATTTGATCATGGTGTTGGTGACCCAGttgaaaatgacatatttgtaaagcCGCA GCACAAAATAGTGATTGTCGAAGGTAATTATCTATTACTGGAAGAAGATGTCTGGAGGGACATTAGAGCCTTGTTTGATGAGAAATG GTTTATCGACATTGACATTGATGTCTCCATGCAAAGAGTGCTCAAGAGACATGTTGCCACAG GAAAAGAGCCAGATGTAGCAGCATGGCGG ATCTCGTACAATGACCGACCAAACGCGGAGCTTATCATCAAGTCAAAAAAGACAGCAGACCTTGTAATCGGATCGGTGGACTTGTCTAGCTAG
- the LOC102716180 gene encoding auxin-responsive protein IAA30-like: MAADLGFEATELRLGLPGGDGEAARSSSSGKRGFAETCIDLKLKLEPAATAVVDDEKEEAAGEEDVDASPPASGGMKRSPSQSSVVTAAVQLPDPGKPRAPKAQVVGWPPVRSFRKNILGLGLPEKKEKEKEKALVKVSMDGAPYLRKVDLSIYTSYLDLSNALQNMFTSIGNCGSQGMNGMNESKIADLLNGSEYVPTYEDKDGDWMLVGDVPWEMFVESCKRLRIMKGSEAIGLAPRAMEKCKNRS, translated from the exons atggcggcggacCTGGGCTTCGAGGCGACCGAGCTCCGGCTCGGCCTgcccggcggcgatggggaggcggcgaggagctcctcctccgggAAGAGGGGCTTCGCTGAGACCTGCATCGACCTCAAGCTGAAGCTGGAGCCGGCTGCCACGGCTGTGGTGGACGACGAGAAGGAGGAAGCGGCGGGCGAGGAGGACGTcgacgcgtcgccgccggcgtccggcggGATGAAGAGGTCGCCGAGCCAGAGCAgcgtcgtcaccgccgccgttcaGCTTCCCGACCCCGGCAAGCCACGGGCTCCCAA gGCACAGGTGGTGGGGTGGCCGCCGGTCCGGTCGTTCCGGAAGAACATCCTGGGCCTGGGCCTgccggagaagaaggagaaggagaaggagaaggcgtTGGTGAAGGTGAGCATGGACGGCGCTCCATACCTGCGCAAGGTCGACCTCAGCATCTACACCTCCTACCTCGACCTCTCCAACGCACTCCAGAACATGTTCACCTCCATTG GAAACTGTGGATCTCAGGGGATGAACGGCATGAACGAGAGCAAGATTGCTGATCTGCTCAACGGCTCTGAATACGTGCCAACCTACGAGGACAAGGACGGCGACTGGATGCTCGTCGGCGACGTCCCATGGGA GATGTTCGTTGAATCATGCAAGCGCCTTAGGATAATGAAAGGATCAGAAGCTATTGGCCTTG CACCAAGGGCAATGGAGAAATGCAAGAACAGAAGCTGA
- the LOC102706807 gene encoding auxin-responsive protein IAA31-like: MEAADVENLKATELRLGLPGTEEAVLMPTPPSTPRAGSKRALAGEPEAKKPAAAAAAPPAAKAQVVGWPPVRSYRKSCLQTSGRSKPAAEAPPQQQKEEAAGGLFVKVSMDGAPYLRKIDLKMYKGYRELREALEAMFLCFSGAGDAAVCPSDFAVTYEDKDGDLMLVGDVPFEMFISTCKRLRIMKGSEARGLGASRD; this comes from the exons ATGGAAGCCGCCGACGTGGAGAATCTGAAGGCGACGGAGCTGAGGCTCGGGTTGCCGGGcacggaggaggcggtgctgatgccgacgccgccgtcgacgcctaGGGCGGGGAGCAagcgcgccctcgccggcgagccggAGGCCAAgaagcccgccgccgccgccgccgcgccacctgCCGCCAA GGCTCAGGTGGTGGGATGGCCGCCGGTGAGGTCGTACAGGAAGAGCTGCCTCCAGACGAGCGGCAGGAGCAAgccagcggcggaggcgccgccgcagcagcagaaggaggaggccgccggaGGGCTGTTCGTGAAGGTGAGCATGGACGGGGCGCCGTACCTGAGGAAGATAGACCTCAAGATGTACAAGGGCTACCGCGAGCTGAGGGAGGCCCTCGAGGCCATGTTCCTCTgcttctccggcgccggcgacgccgccgtctgccCGTCGGACTTCGCCGTCACCTACGAAGACAAGGACGGCGACCTCATGCTCGTCGGCGACGTGCCATTCGA gATGTTCATAAGCACTTGCAAGAGGTTGAGGATTATGAAGGGGTCTGAAGCAAGAGGCCTAGGAGCATCAAGGGACTAA
- the LOC102707086 gene encoding light-inducible protein CPRF2-like codes for MKGGAGDGAAEVNCAGGGGGGDPGAYAAVLKSKLDLYCAAVAKSMEAKLEESSLGYLNSQASDTSQLVSQASFNGYGSTIATNSNAIHDNDDQGKPANSATSKEHSDDDGDLEENTNPANAKRTKRMLSNRESARRSRKRKQAHLNDLESQVSELRSENACLQKRLADMTQKYKQSTTETSNLRADVNTMRRKVNIAEEAVRRVTGRSLLLFTTSETPASSTPFSSGLSDAASALVEDDWANSSLPDEAIPVSCPAMASMRCVASLENLQKRIRADSEAASTLSVPEAAASDKQY; via the exons ATGaagggcggcgccggagacggGGCGGCCGAGGTGAACtgtgcaggcggcggcggcggcggagatcccGGCGCCTACGCGGCGGTGCTCAAGTCGAAGCTCGACCTGTACTGCGCGGCCGTGGCTAAGTCCATG GAAGCTAAATTGGAAGAATCTTCTTTGGGCTACCTCAATTCACAAGCTTCAGACACTTCACAATTGGTTTCTCAAGCTTCCTTTAATG GTTATGGATCAACCATAGCAACAAACTCCAATGCCATTCATGATAATGACGATCAAGGCAAACCAGCTAATAGTGCTACATCAAAGGAGCACTCGGATGATGACGGCGATCTTGAGGAAAATACAAACCCAGCTAATGCAAAGCGGACAAAAAG AATGCTGTCAAATCGGGAATCGGCCAGGAGGTCAAGAAAAAGGAAGCAAGCTCACCTAAATGATCTAGAATCACAG GTTTCTGAGTTAAGATCTGAGAATGCATGTCTGCAAAAGCGCCTAGCTGACATGACTCAGAAATACAAGCAATCTACCACTGAAACTAGCAATCTTCGAGCTGATGTGAACACTATGAGGAGAAAG GTGAATATAGCCGAGGAAGCTGTGAGGAGAGTAACTGGAAGAAGCCTTCTGTTGTTCACTACATCTGAAACGCCTGCAAGCAGCACGCCCTTTTCTTCAGGTCTATCTGATGCAGCTTCTGCCCTCGTCGAAGATGATTGGGCAAATTCCAGCCTCCCAGATGAAGCAATTCCTGTGTCGTGTCCGGCAATGGCCTCGATGCGGTGCGTCGCCAGCTTGGAGAACCTGCAGAAGAGAATCCGTGCAGATTCTGAGGCGGCATCAACCTTGTCAGTTCCTGAAGCTGCTGCCAGTGACAAGCAGTACTAA